One region of Streptomyces leeuwenhoekii genomic DNA includes:
- a CDS encoding amino acid adenylation domain-containing protein, producing the protein MNGRCLHEIFADREREAPERTAVTAPDGELTYAELGARARALAARLTEAGVSPGTLVGLCAHRGTELVVGVLGILMAGGAYVPLDPDYPPARLGHLLDDTKVPVVAATDRAARALPDGTAAEIVPITAPGDGRGAPETTPAALGDDSLAYVIHTSGSTGQPKGVLVEHRNVVRLFTSSAEVFGFGPQDVWTLFHSVSFDFSVWEIWGALLHGGRLVVVPQEMTRIPADLLALLAAERVTVLSQTPSAFRQLAAADEAAAARRDEALALRLVVFGGERLDVREVAAWLDRHGDERPRLVNMYGITETCVHVTHREIRMADLREPGHSPIGVPLPDLDVWLLDAEGRPVPDGEPGEIWVSGAGVTRGYLNRPELTAERFVTRSLGGAPAVRCYRSGDLAVRTAEGELRYLGRNDDQLKVRGYRIEPHEVEECLLGHPAVTAAVVVDHDHGDGDVRLAAFVVPGGETGAAERDALPERLAELAATVLPRHLRPAEYRVADAIPLTPQGKTDRAALRRLLEHPPGEARPSAGGPREAGGTRAVVSAVVGEVLGNARTPGPDTDLFEVGATSLAFVRIIAGVNEHFGLELTGSELDGEATIARIAACVEERVTHRADGRTTTHDTTAKERK; encoded by the coding sequence GTGAACGGCCGCTGCCTGCACGAGATCTTCGCCGACCGCGAGCGCGAGGCGCCCGAGCGGACGGCGGTCACCGCCCCCGACGGCGAGCTCACCTACGCCGAACTCGGCGCCCGCGCCAGGGCCCTGGCGGCGCGGCTGACCGAAGCCGGGGTGTCCCCCGGAACGCTCGTCGGACTGTGCGCGCACCGCGGCACCGAGCTGGTCGTCGGCGTGCTGGGCATCCTCATGGCGGGCGGAGCCTACGTCCCGCTCGACCCAGACTACCCGCCGGCCCGCCTCGGGCACCTGCTGGACGACACCAAGGTGCCGGTCGTGGCCGCCACCGACCGTGCCGCACGGGCCCTTCCGGACGGGACGGCGGCGGAGATCGTGCCGATCACCGCCCCCGGGGACGGGCGCGGCGCCCCGGAGACGACGCCCGCCGCACTCGGGGACGACAGCCTCGCGTACGTGATCCACACCTCCGGTTCAACCGGGCAGCCCAAGGGCGTGCTGGTCGAACACCGCAACGTCGTCCGGCTCTTCACCTCTTCGGCCGAGGTGTTCGGATTCGGCCCGCAGGACGTCTGGACGCTCTTCCACTCGGTGAGCTTCGACTTCTCCGTGTGGGAGATCTGGGGCGCCCTGCTGCACGGCGGCCGGCTCGTCGTCGTACCGCAGGAGATGACGCGGATCCCCGCCGACCTGCTCGCCCTGCTGGCCGCGGAGCGGGTCACCGTCCTCAGCCAGACGCCCTCGGCCTTCCGGCAGCTGGCCGCCGCCGACGAAGCCGCTGCCGCGCGCCGGGACGAGGCCCTGGCCCTGCGGCTGGTCGTCTTCGGAGGGGAGCGGCTGGACGTCCGCGAGGTGGCCGCCTGGTTGGACCGCCACGGCGACGAGCGGCCCAGGCTGGTCAACATGTACGGCATCACCGAGACCTGCGTGCACGTCACGCACCGCGAGATCCGCATGGCGGATCTGCGGGAGCCGGGGCACAGCCCCATCGGCGTACCGCTGCCCGATCTCGACGTGTGGCTGCTCGATGCCGAGGGGCGCCCGGTGCCGGACGGGGAGCCGGGCGAGATCTGGGTCTCCGGAGCGGGCGTGACGCGCGGTTACCTCAACCGCCCCGAACTGACGGCCGAGCGCTTTGTGACCCGCTCCCTCGGCGGCGCCCCGGCTGTGCGCTGCTACCGCTCGGGCGACCTGGCCGTGCGCACCGCCGAGGGCGAACTGCGCTACCTGGGCCGCAACGACGACCAGCTGAAGGTACGGGGCTACCGCATCGAACCGCACGAGGTCGAGGAGTGCCTCCTGGGCCACCCGGCGGTGACGGCGGCGGTGGTGGTTGACCACGACCACGGCGACGGCGACGTCCGCCTGGCGGCCTTCGTCGTGCCGGGAGGCGAGACCGGCGCCGCGGAGCGCGACGCCCTCCCCGAACGGCTCGCGGAGCTGGCCGCCACCGTCCTGCCCCGCCACCTGAGGCCCGCGGAGTACCGGGTGGCCGACGCGATCCCCCTGACCCCCCAGGGCAAGACCGACCGCGCCGCGCTGCGGCGGCTGCTGGAGCACCCCCCTGGTGAGGCGAGGCCTTCCGCGGGCGGTCCACGGGAGGCGGGGGGGACACGGGCGGTGGTCTCGGCCGTCGTCGGCGAGGTCCTCGGCAACGCGCGGACACCCGGTCCGGACACCGACCTCTTCGAGGTGGGAGCCACCTCCCTGGCCTTCGTACGGATCATCGCCGGCGTCAACGAGCACTTCGGGCTGGAACTGACCGGCAGCGAACTGGACGGAGAGGCCACGATCGCCCGCATCGCCGCGTGTGTGGAGGAGCGCGTCACGCACCGGGCGGACGGCAGGACCACGACCCACGACACCACCGCTAAGGAGCGGAAGTGA
- a CDS encoding DUF6039 family protein: MSAGKSSGAERADGPDRVIPPAQYQTSVPAEKLLHSANSGMIVERTAQVRSEFHSESRRFARELAEYINTRYQEIAGVFVYEETFGTKDLVHWLIHLESMDQYETLVRMGSLDEDYRELFGRQWIADEKGGGGWHRMFLDGTLRETVLLPQFWGMYGTRADGELERQSEVYRQQGTEVVLPPARHQTTQPDDLLLHSGNAGILIHRTAEILYDFRSEARQFAREAAEAINDNLAGEATVLLYEEAFGPMDRIHWLIHMRSLSTYQRLLQLHVQNESVRDIFFRERAPEKGGVTWAKMFVQGSYLDTALTPHHWGLYATERQTRQSAGTAPGGEGASR, translated from the coding sequence GTGAGCGCTGGAAAGAGTTCTGGAGCCGAAAGGGCCGATGGGCCGGATCGGGTAATTCCGCCGGCTCAGTACCAGACATCGGTCCCGGCCGAGAAGCTCCTCCACTCGGCCAACAGCGGAATGATCGTGGAACGTACCGCGCAGGTGCGCAGTGAGTTCCACTCCGAGTCCCGTCGATTCGCCCGGGAACTGGCCGAGTACATCAACACCAGGTACCAGGAGATCGCCGGAGTCTTCGTGTACGAGGAGACCTTCGGCACCAAGGACCTCGTCCACTGGCTGATCCACCTGGAGTCCATGGACCAGTACGAGACCCTGGTCCGGATGGGCAGCCTCGACGAGGACTACCGGGAGCTGTTCGGCCGGCAGTGGATCGCCGACGAGAAGGGCGGCGGTGGCTGGCACCGGATGTTCCTCGACGGGACCCTGCGGGAGACGGTGCTGCTGCCCCAGTTCTGGGGGATGTACGGCACGCGTGCGGACGGCGAGCTGGAGCGGCAGAGCGAGGTGTACCGGCAGCAGGGCACCGAGGTGGTCCTGCCGCCCGCCCGCCACCAGACCACGCAGCCCGACGACCTGCTGCTGCACTCGGGCAACGCGGGGATCCTGATCCACCGCACGGCCGAGATCCTCTACGACTTCAGGTCCGAGGCACGCCAGTTCGCGCGCGAGGCGGCGGAGGCCATCAACGACAATCTGGCGGGCGAGGCCACGGTCCTCCTCTACGAGGAGGCCTTCGGTCCGATGGACCGCATCCACTGGCTCATCCACATGCGGTCGCTGAGCACCTACCAGAGGCTGCTGCAGCTGCATGTGCAGAACGAGAGTGTGCGGGACATCTTCTTCCGCGAGCGCGCTCCCGAGAAGGGGGGCGTCACCTGGGCCAAGATGTTCGTGCAGGGCAGCTACCTGGACACCGCGCTCACTCCCCACCACTGGGGCCTGTACGCCACCGAGAGGCAGACCAGGCAGTCGGCGGGGACGGCCCCCGGCGGGGAAGGAGCGTCACGGTGA
- the fabD gene encoding ACP S-malonyltransferase: MTDAEGVAVHAWLFPGQGSQRRGMGADVLGRFPDHVAAADGILGLSVADLCLRDPQGLLRDTRYAQPAMFVVEALTALAARVDGAAPPGVLAGHSLGEYAALFTAGCFDFETGVRLVQRRGELMARCTGGGMLAVVGLSLAEASEVLERYGAGAVDVANHNSGTQVVLAGPLDALGEVAARLKEERAVRTVPLNVSAPFHSRYMRQAADGFADFVARFRIREPDTPVIANATARPYGPDVAGTLVRQIAEPVQWARTMRHLLDLGTREVTEQGPGRVLTDLWRTARREHDAAGTASGAVPAASGGAPAVSGAAPVASGAAPAPPGAPPAAPAAPPVSRSVGGAGSPEPMAREHPLVRFGAERLGSAEFRRDYGIRYAYLAGSMYQGISSTDLVLRMGRAGLLGFFGSGGLRTGEVDAALRLLARESGPDRRYGANLLHTPDDPAREEQLADLLLRHEVRFVEAAGFARITPALVRLRFSGAHRDRQGRPVAGRHVVAKVSRLEVAEAFAAPAPGALLDRLVANGRLTAEEADIARELPVSDDLCVEADSGGHTDGGAALTLFPTIARLREAAPAAHGRPWRIRVGAAGGLGTPEAVAAAFLMGADFVLTGSVNQCSPEAGTADEVKRLLARIGVQDTTYAPAGDMFELGARVQVVRKGTLFAARANKLYQLYQRHGSLEDLDEATRRSLEDQCFGRPLDEVWRETARYLAATRPDELARAEANPRHRMALVFRWYFVHSTRAALRGDPEERVNYQIHCGPAMGAFNRFVAGTELADWRRRHVDVIAQRLMTGATDVLTDRLRQLAGDDPSSTRENAAGSEGAQ; encoded by the coding sequence ATGACGGACGCGGAAGGGGTTGCGGTGCACGCCTGGCTCTTTCCCGGACAGGGTTCGCAGCGTCGCGGGATGGGCGCCGACGTCCTGGGGCGGTTCCCGGACCACGTGGCGGCGGCGGACGGCATCCTCGGGCTCTCGGTGGCGGACCTGTGCCTGCGCGATCCCCAGGGGCTGCTGCGCGACACGAGGTACGCCCAGCCGGCAATGTTCGTCGTGGAGGCGCTCACGGCCCTGGCGGCCCGTGTGGACGGGGCCGCGCCGCCCGGCGTCCTGGCCGGGCACAGCCTCGGGGAGTACGCCGCGCTGTTCACCGCCGGCTGCTTCGACTTCGAGACCGGGGTGAGGCTGGTCCAACGGCGGGGCGAGCTGATGGCGCGCTGCACCGGGGGCGGGATGCTCGCGGTGGTGGGGCTGTCGCTTGCGGAGGCGAGCGAGGTGCTGGAGCGGTACGGGGCCGGGGCCGTGGACGTCGCCAACCACAACTCCGGGACACAGGTGGTGCTCGCCGGTCCCTTGGACGCACTGGGCGAGGTGGCCGCCCGGCTCAAGGAGGAGCGGGCCGTCCGGACCGTGCCGCTGAACGTCAGCGCCCCTTTCCACTCCCGCTACATGCGTCAGGCTGCGGACGGCTTCGCCGACTTCGTGGCCCGGTTCCGCATCCGGGAGCCGGACACACCGGTCATTGCCAACGCGACGGCGCGGCCGTACGGGCCCGACGTCGCGGGGACACTCGTCCGGCAGATCGCCGAACCCGTCCAGTGGGCCCGCACCATGCGCCACCTGCTGGACCTCGGCACCCGCGAAGTGACCGAGCAAGGACCCGGCAGGGTGCTCACCGACCTGTGGCGCACGGCCCGACGCGAGCACGACGCGGCAGGGACGGCGTCCGGGGCGGTGCCTGCGGCATCCGGCGGAGCACCGGCCGTGTCAGGTGCGGCACCGGTGGCGTCCGGCGCGGCACCGGCTCCGCCCGGCGCCCCACCAGCGGCGCCCGCCGCCCCGCCGGTGAGCCGGAGCGTCGGCGGAGCGGGGAGCCCCGAGCCCATGGCGCGGGAGCACCCGCTGGTGCGCTTCGGTGCCGAACGGCTGGGGAGCGCGGAGTTCCGCCGGGACTACGGCATCCGCTACGCCTACCTCGCCGGTTCCATGTACCAGGGCATCTCCTCGACCGACCTCGTGCTGCGTATGGGAAGGGCCGGCCTGCTCGGCTTCTTCGGTTCCGGCGGACTGCGCACCGGGGAGGTCGACGCGGCGCTGCGCCTGCTGGCCCGGGAGTCAGGCCCGGACCGGCGGTACGGCGCCAACCTGCTGCACACACCGGACGATCCGGCCCGCGAGGAGCAGCTGGCCGACCTCCTGCTGCGGCACGAGGTGCGCTTCGTGGAGGCGGCAGGATTCGCCCGGATCACCCCCGCACTCGTGCGGCTGCGCTTCAGCGGTGCGCACCGCGACCGCCAGGGCCGCCCGGTGGCCGGGCGGCACGTGGTGGCGAAAGTGTCCCGCCTGGAGGTCGCCGAGGCGTTCGCCGCCCCCGCTCCCGGCGCGCTCCTGGACCGGCTCGTGGCGAACGGCCGCCTCACCGCCGAGGAGGCGGACATCGCACGGGAACTCCCTGTCAGCGACGACCTGTGCGTGGAGGCGGACTCCGGCGGCCATACCGACGGCGGAGCCGCGCTCACCCTCTTCCCCACGATCGCCCGGCTGCGGGAGGCCGCACCGGCGGCCCACGGCCGCCCGTGGCGCATCAGGGTCGGCGCGGCCGGCGGACTCGGCACGCCCGAGGCGGTGGCGGCCGCGTTCCTGATGGGCGCCGACTTCGTGCTGACCGGCTCGGTGAACCAGTGCTCCCCGGAAGCGGGCACCGCGGACGAGGTGAAGCGGCTGCTGGCCCGGATCGGCGTGCAGGACACCACGTACGCGCCGGCGGGCGACATGTTCGAACTGGGGGCACGCGTCCAGGTGGTGCGCAAGGGGACGCTGTTCGCCGCCCGCGCCAACAAGCTGTATCAGCTCTACCAGCGGCACGGATCGCTGGAGGACCTGGATGAGGCCACTCGGCGGTCGCTGGAGGACCAGTGCTTCGGCCGCCCGCTCGACGAGGTCTGGCGGGAGACGGCGCGCTACCTCGCCGCGACGCGCCCCGACGAGCTGGCGCGCGCCGAGGCGAACCCGCGGCACCGGATGGCACTGGTCTTCCGCTGGTATTTCGTGCACTCCACCCGGGCGGCCCTGAGGGGGGATCCCGAGGAGCGCGTCAATTACCAGATCCACTGCGGCCCGGCGATGGGCGCGTTCAACCGGTTCGTCGCCGGAACGGAACTGGCCGACTGGCGCCGGCGCCACGTGGACGTGATAGCGCAGCGCCTGATGACCGGTGCGACCGACGTGCTGACCGACCGCCTACGCCAACTGGCCGGTGACGACCCCTCGTCGACTCGCGAGAACGCGGCCGGTTCCGAAGGTGCGCAATAG
- a CDS encoding enoyl-CoA hydratase-related protein — protein sequence MTPGGSGMTAHETLSLAYDRGMLTVRLTRPERQNSITATLLAELGAALDLAERTEDCRLVVLEAEGGTFCSGMDLYDAAGTGAGGPDASRGGTEYYALLERLTSVGRIVVARVDGQVVGGGLGLVAACDFVYATGRSQFSLPEALWGLMPCSVLPFLIRRVGFQRAHTMALSTLPVGAVEAERCRLVDEVTEDAWPSLRRLLFRASRFDQAVVAGLKRYMRRLWIVDEGTREYAVGEFARLMSSDAVRLRIAEFASGQAATRFSADRP from the coding sequence ATGACCCCCGGCGGCTCCGGCATGACCGCCCACGAGACGCTGAGCCTGGCCTACGACCGCGGAATGCTCACCGTCCGGCTCACCCGGCCCGAGCGGCAGAACAGCATCACCGCCACCCTGCTCGCCGAACTGGGCGCGGCTCTTGATCTTGCCGAACGCACCGAGGACTGCCGTCTGGTGGTGCTGGAGGCGGAAGGCGGCACCTTCTGCAGTGGCATGGACCTGTACGACGCCGCCGGAACCGGTGCCGGCGGCCCGGACGCGAGCCGGGGCGGCACCGAGTACTACGCCCTGCTCGAACGGCTGACCTCGGTGGGCCGGATCGTGGTCGCCCGGGTCGACGGCCAGGTCGTCGGCGGCGGTTTGGGACTGGTGGCGGCGTGCGACTTCGTCTACGCGACCGGGCGGAGCCAGTTCAGCCTCCCGGAGGCGCTGTGGGGACTGATGCCCTGCTCCGTCCTCCCCTTCCTCATCCGTCGCGTCGGTTTCCAGCGGGCCCACACGATGGCCCTGAGCACCCTGCCGGTGGGAGCCGTCGAGGCCGAGCGGTGCCGGCTGGTGGACGAGGTCACCGAGGACGCGTGGCCCTCCCTGCGCCGCCTGCTCTTCCGCGCGTCGAGGTTCGACCAGGCCGTCGTCGCAGGCCTCAAGAGGTACATGCGCCGCCTGTGGATCGTCGACGAGGGCACACGGGAGTACGCGGTCGGCGAGTTCGCCCGCCTGATGTCCTCCGACGCGGTCCGCCTCAGGATCGCGGAGTTCGCGTCGGGGCAGGCGGCCACGAGGTTCTCGGCGGACCGTCCATGA
- a CDS encoding hydroxymethylglutaryl-CoA synthase family protein, whose product MDVGIEAINAYVGRASLDTRTLFEARGLDMRRFGNLMMRQKSVNLPCEDAVTNAVNAARPLVDALTPDERDRIELVVVGTESGLDFGKPLSTYVHDALGLGRRCRSFETKHACYGGTAALRTAAGILSAGGDPEAKALVVAADAASAAARDTYWEPSQGAGAVAMVVGSRPRILALDAGASGFHSYEVMDTLRPRPDLEAGDSDLSLLSYMTCLEHSYRHYAERVVGADIAETFDRLVLHTPFAGMVKGAHRTLLRRLKGWSAEKVEADFERRTAASLAYCTRVGNVYSAALYLALCSLVDQDGPDAGARRVGMFSYGSGCASEFYSGVVPAGAARELAAMDIAGAIEDRHPLTMAEYEVIADGAAQRMCGVRDQVFDPASYAEVYESKFEGRGLLVLDEIRDFHRRYQWT is encoded by the coding sequence ATGGACGTCGGGATCGAGGCGATCAACGCCTACGTCGGCAGGGCCTCGCTGGACACGCGGACCCTGTTCGAGGCGCGCGGTCTGGACATGCGGCGGTTCGGCAACCTGATGATGCGCCAGAAGTCGGTGAACCTGCCCTGCGAGGACGCGGTCACCAACGCCGTCAACGCGGCCAGGCCGCTCGTGGACGCCCTCACCCCCGACGAGCGGGACCGCATCGAACTGGTCGTCGTCGGCACCGAGTCCGGGCTGGACTTCGGCAAGCCGCTGAGCACCTACGTCCACGACGCGCTGGGACTCGGCAGGCGCTGCCGCTCGTTCGAGACCAAGCACGCCTGCTACGGGGGCACCGCCGCGCTGCGGACCGCCGCCGGCATCCTGTCCGCCGGGGGCGACCCGGAGGCGAAGGCGCTGGTCGTGGCCGCCGACGCCGCCAGCGCGGCGGCCCGCGATACCTACTGGGAGCCCTCGCAGGGGGCGGGCGCGGTTGCCATGGTCGTCGGCAGCCGACCGCGGATCCTCGCCCTCGACGCCGGCGCCAGCGGCTTCCACAGCTACGAGGTCATGGACACCCTCCGTCCCCGGCCCGATCTGGAGGCCGGGGACTCCGACCTGTCGCTGCTGTCCTACATGACCTGCCTGGAGCACAGCTACCGGCACTACGCGGAACGCGTCGTCGGCGCGGACATCGCCGAGACCTTCGACCGCCTGGTGCTGCACACCCCGTTCGCCGGCATGGTCAAGGGCGCGCACCGCACCCTGCTGCGCCGGCTCAAGGGCTGGTCCGCGGAAAAGGTCGAGGCCGATTTCGAGCGCCGTACCGCCGCCTCGCTCGCCTACTGCACGCGGGTCGGAAACGTCTACTCCGCCGCGCTGTACCTTGCCCTGTGCTCCCTGGTGGACCAGGACGGGCCCGACGCCGGCGCACGCAGGGTGGGCATGTTCTCCTACGGCTCCGGGTGCGCTTCGGAGTTTTACAGCGGCGTGGTGCCCGCCGGTGCGGCCAGAGAGCTCGCGGCCATGGACATCGCGGGTGCCATCGAGGACCGCCACCCGCTGACGATGGCGGAGTACGAGGTGATCGCCGACGGCGCCGCGCAGCGGATGTGCGGAGTCCGCGACCAGGTGTTCGACCCCGCCTCCTACGCGGAGGTGTACGAGAGCAAGTTCGAAGGGCGTGGCCTGCTGGTGCTCGACGAGATCCGGGACTTCCACCGGAGGTACCAGTGGACATGA
- a CDS encoding DUF6039 family protein, with translation MAWSFVPPAAEQVEHPAEELLNSANAGLIIHRVGQISYEFRKEARSFARDLQFFTNKSLHPYATTLLYEELFGVQDRMHWLIHMRAPNDYGRLLEMVDHDSDFQEVSTSDRLSDRGGGNWERMFVEGSFQEKVIVPQHGFTHADGQELDGLFATPARFQTGQSPENMLHSANARVVVHRTGQVRFALRKEGRKFAMEWLARVNERLEGHATVFLYEEQWGKQDRLHWLIHLRTLDDYRRIVELEAEDARLRELLSAQWVPDRHGGGYWGRMFLDGTFQDTVLVPHYPGAAGGS, from the coding sequence ATGGCGTGGTCTTTCGTCCCACCGGCCGCAGAGCAGGTCGAGCATCCCGCCGAGGAGTTGCTCAACTCGGCGAACGCGGGCCTGATAATCCACCGGGTCGGTCAGATTTCCTACGAATTCCGCAAGGAGGCCCGTTCCTTCGCGCGGGATCTCCAGTTCTTCACCAACAAGTCGCTGCACCCCTACGCGACGACTCTGCTGTACGAGGAGTTGTTCGGCGTACAGGACAGAATGCACTGGCTCATTCACATGCGGGCGCCCAACGACTACGGGCGGCTGCTGGAAATGGTGGACCACGACTCCGACTTTCAGGAGGTCTCCACCTCCGACCGGCTCAGCGACCGGGGCGGCGGCAACTGGGAGAGAATGTTCGTCGAGGGGTCGTTCCAGGAGAAGGTGATCGTCCCCCAGCACGGCTTCACCCACGCCGACGGCCAGGAGCTGGACGGCCTGTTCGCGACGCCGGCCCGCTTCCAGACCGGGCAGTCCCCCGAGAACATGCTGCACAGCGCCAACGCCCGCGTCGTCGTCCACCGGACCGGCCAGGTGAGGTTCGCGCTCCGCAAGGAGGGGCGGAAATTCGCCATGGAATGGCTCGCCCGGGTCAACGAGCGGCTGGAGGGACACGCCACGGTCTTCCTCTACGAGGAGCAGTGGGGCAAGCAGGACCGCCTGCACTGGCTGATCCATCTGCGCACGCTCGACGACTACCGGCGCATCGTGGAACTGGAGGCCGAGGACGCCCGCCTGCGCGAGCTGCTGTCCGCCCAGTGGGTCCCCGACCGCCACGGCGGAGGGTACTGGGGGCGGATGTTCCTCGACGGCACGTTCCAGGACACCGTGCTGGTGCCGCACTACCCTGGTGCGGCGGGCGGCAGCTGA
- a CDS encoding class I SAM-dependent methyltransferase, translating into MPQVTAESLSFDTAADEYDAYHGGLERGRKAAEDLSPHLLPGTVLDIGLGTGLVDVGLRELGHSVIGVELAPEMVSRAHSRLGGRVALGDAHSLPFASSSLANVVMVHVLHVVDDMDRVLAETARVLAPGGRLVTVHGVPVAEPDELVEAEAPLNVLKPEVPDTPERLAAAAAKAGLRVLEEAAVNPYEIDLSPNQYADSIEGRVWSYLKDVDGDTWQRLVVPVAAALRALPEPDRERHQVWRVPLTVLVKD; encoded by the coding sequence ATGCCGCAAGTCACCGCCGAGTCGCTGTCGTTCGACACGGCCGCCGACGAGTACGACGCTTACCACGGCGGCCTGGAACGAGGGCGCAAGGCAGCCGAGGACCTCTCTCCCCATCTTCTGCCCGGAACCGTTCTGGACATCGGCCTGGGCACCGGGCTGGTCGACGTCGGCCTTCGTGAGCTGGGACATTCCGTCATCGGTGTGGAACTGGCACCCGAGATGGTCTCCCGCGCCCACAGCCGCCTGGGCGGGCGGGTCGCCCTGGGCGACGCGCACTCCCTGCCGTTCGCCTCGTCCTCCCTGGCGAACGTCGTGATGGTGCACGTCCTGCACGTGGTGGACGACATGGACCGGGTCCTCGCCGAGACGGCGCGCGTCCTCGCCCCGGGCGGGCGGCTGGTGACCGTGCACGGCGTGCCGGTCGCCGAGCCCGACGAGCTCGTCGAGGCCGAGGCGCCGCTCAACGTCCTCAAGCCCGAGGTGCCCGACACCCCCGAGCGGCTCGCGGCCGCCGCCGCCAAGGCGGGGCTGCGGGTGCTGGAGGAGGCGGCGGTGAACCCGTACGAGATCGACCTGTCGCCCAACCAGTACGCCGACAGCATCGAGGGCCGCGTGTGGTCCTACCTGAAGGATGTCGACGGCGACACCTGGCAGCGGCTCGTCGTACCCGTCGCCGCGGCGCTGCGCGCCCTGCCCGAACCCGACCGGGAACGCCACCAGGTGTGGCGCGTTCCGCTCACCGTCCTCGTCAAGGACTGA
- a CDS encoding AMP-binding protein, whose product MDSRTAVPRDTAPDFTFTDLLRERAAEDFGGVALTVDGGLTLTYGEWDRRADAAANGLLRLGEARLRQVALLFSGLDWADYAVAYHAAQRTGATTVHFNDTMPPEEVARRLEECGVNGIVHGAALRPPAGFTGWTATVPELEAGEPGPPPRGTVTDAVADILYTSGTTGPAKAITVTHSNMMYGRARPTIDTLGESEYLLAAMPLGTSSSQGTISLPLLSRSTLLTVLPDSPERTAELIQRYRVGSVMITPATALTLVRARVHERYDLSSVHTVTSASSAFPPAVAVELLAMLPGARLATAYTSLEASPAVVLNVFDPAKPLSLGRPAHGTHVRIADEQGNSLPMGRVGEIWLHSEAPKRRYLDTALDKRFHIGEWTRMTDLGWLDEDGDLHFFDRVADAIRSDGDLVSSIEVEAVLYEHPAVREAAVIGTPDPARGEAVSAVLVLSSPDELDSVRAFADARLPAAKSPVRYFTTDALPRSFLGKVLKRELRDHYARARVPTQQQRAPEPALTRRTTMPLETELLDVLACPDHPDAGLRHDETDESLTCRECGHTFPVLRGIPVMLPKSARK is encoded by the coding sequence GTGGATTCCCGGACCGCCGTTCCCAGGGACACAGCGCCCGACTTCACCTTCACCGACCTGCTCCGTGAGCGGGCCGCCGAAGACTTCGGCGGCGTGGCGCTCACGGTCGACGGGGGCCTCACTCTGACGTACGGCGAGTGGGACCGCCGCGCGGACGCGGCCGCGAACGGCCTGCTCCGCCTGGGCGAGGCCCGCCTGCGCCAGGTCGCCCTGCTCTTCAGCGGCCTCGACTGGGCGGACTACGCCGTGGCGTACCACGCCGCGCAGCGGACCGGCGCGACCACGGTGCACTTCAACGACACCATGCCCCCCGAGGAGGTCGCCCGCAGGCTGGAGGAGTGCGGGGTCAACGGCATCGTGCACGGTGCCGCGCTGCGGCCGCCCGCGGGCTTCACCGGCTGGACCGCGACCGTCCCAGAACTGGAGGCGGGAGAGCCCGGCCCGCCGCCGCGCGGAACGGTCACCGATGCCGTCGCCGACATCCTCTATACCTCGGGCACCACCGGGCCGGCCAAGGCCATCACGGTGACGCACAGCAACATGATGTACGGGCGCGCGCGCCCCACCATCGACACCCTCGGAGAGTCCGAATACCTGCTGGCCGCCATGCCCCTGGGCACCTCGTCCAGCCAGGGCACCATCTCGCTGCCGCTGCTGTCGCGCAGTACGTTGCTCACCGTCCTGCCCGACTCCCCCGAGCGCACGGCCGAACTGATCCAGCGCTACCGCGTCGGCTCGGTCATGATCACTCCGGCGACGGCGCTCACCCTGGTACGGGCCCGGGTGCACGAGCGGTACGACCTGAGCAGTGTGCACACCGTGACCAGCGCGTCGTCCGCCTTCCCGCCAGCGGTCGCCGTCGAGCTGCTCGCGATGCTGCCGGGAGCCCGGCTGGCGACCGCGTACACCTCGTTGGAGGCGTCGCCGGCCGTGGTCCTGAACGTTTTCGACCCGGCCAAGCCCCTCTCCCTGGGCCGCCCCGCGCACGGCACCCATGTCCGCATAGCCGACGAGCAGGGAAACTCCCTGCCCATGGGCCGGGTCGGAGAGATATGGCTGCACAGCGAGGCCCCCAAGCGCCGCTACCTCGACACCGCCCTCGACAAGCGGTTCCACATCGGCGAGTGGACCCGTATGACGGATCTGGGGTGGCTGGACGAGGACGGTGATCTGCACTTCTTCGACCGGGTGGCGGACGCGATCCGCTCGGACGGCGACCTGGTCTCCAGCATCGAGGTGGAGGCCGTGCTCTACGAACACCCCGCGGTCCGGGAGGCGGCCGTGATCGGCACCCCCGACCCCGCACGGGGCGAGGCGGTGAGCGCGGTGCTGGTGCTGTCCTCCCCGGACGAGCTGGACAGCGTCCGGGCCTTCGCCGACGCCCGGTTGCCCGCCGCCAAGTCCCCCGTCCGGTACTTCACGACCGACGCCCTGCCCCGCAGCTTCCTCGGCAAGGTGCTCAAGCGGGAGCTGCGCGACCACTACGCGCGCGCCCGTGTCCCCACCCAGCAACAGCGGGCGCCAGAGCCCGCCCTGACAAGGAGAACGACCATGCCGCTCGAAACCGAACTCCTCGATGTCCTGGCCTGCCCGGACCACCCCGACGCGGGACTGAGGCACGACGAGACCGACGAATCCCTGACCTGTCGGGAGTGCGGCCACACCTTCCCGGTGCTGCGGGGCATCCCCGTCATGCTGCCGAAAAGCGCCAGGAAGTGA